In the genome of Paenibacillus pabuli, one region contains:
- a CDS encoding ABC transporter permease, with the protein MGGYIVRRLLSLIPVLFVVAIVVFSIIHVTPGDPAAILLGEEATKADIDELRSKLGLDRPIYEQFGIWLLGLLSGNLGESIFLDKPVTEAFFERLAPTLSLAIIAQVIGVFLALFLGITAVKRRGTIVDQSVMGFSMLGISIPSFLLGSLLVMLFSVKLRWLPVAGYQPLSEGLWQHIKYLLLPGTVLGIIQAALITRMTRSSILDVMSGNFIKTAKAKGVKEKTIVYTHALRVAFIPILTVIGESFGGLVTGAAVIETLFNIPGVGQLIVNSISRRDYSVIQGSVLLVTVAYVFVNLIVDLLYGLVDPRVRLSKK; encoded by the coding sequence ATGGGTGGATATATTGTTCGTCGATTATTGTCCTTGATCCCAGTCCTGTTTGTCGTGGCAATTGTGGTATTCTCCATCATTCATGTCACACCGGGGGATCCCGCTGCAATTCTGCTGGGTGAAGAGGCGACTAAGGCAGATATTGATGAGCTAAGGAGCAAGCTTGGTTTGGACAGACCCATCTATGAGCAATTCGGCATTTGGTTGCTGGGGCTGTTATCCGGGAATTTGGGGGAGTCCATCTTTCTGGACAAGCCTGTAACAGAAGCTTTTTTTGAACGACTGGCGCCCACGTTGTCCCTTGCGATCATTGCCCAGGTGATCGGTGTATTCTTGGCCTTATTCCTCGGCATTACAGCGGTCAAGCGAAGAGGGACGATCGTGGACCAATCGGTGATGGGTTTTTCCATGCTGGGCATCTCCATTCCCAGTTTTCTGTTGGGATCACTGCTGGTCATGTTATTTAGTGTGAAGCTGCGCTGGCTTCCTGTTGCAGGGTATCAACCGCTAAGTGAGGGACTTTGGCAGCATATCAAATACCTGCTGTTACCAGGCACCGTGCTCGGCATCATTCAGGCGGCGCTCATTACCCGAATGACAAGATCCTCTATCCTGGATGTGATGTCCGGCAACTTTATCAAAACCGCCAAAGCCAAGGGTGTCAAAGAAAAAACGATTGTGTATACACACGCGTTACGCGTTGCATTCATTCCTATTCTCACGGTTATTGGGGAATCGTTCGGTGGGTTGGTTACTGGCGCTGCGGTTATAGAAACGCTATTCAATATTCCGGGAGTGGGGCAGCTCATTGTCAACTCGATTAGCCGCAGAGATTACTCCGTTATTCAGGGTTCGGTGCTGCTGGTCACGGTGGCTTATGTGTTCGTAAATTTAATCGTTGACTTGTTATATGGGTTAGTCGATCCACGTGTTCGATTAAGTAAGAAATAA
- a CDS encoding ABC transporter permease has translation MTNAETTIAPSGLRQENSRRIAFRRFLNNQLLTTGAFILLVVVLLVIIGPMITPYGPLQIDPVNRLKGPSGQHIFGTDNFGRDVFTRAVYGLRISVAVGFAVTAVSSFIGMIVGLLSASYSVLDHIFMRICDGLFAFPSILLAISIMAALGPNPGNVIIALSIIFIPSMARIIRSKALVIRELTYIEALHAQGASSWRIIWIHMAPNTLSPLIIQSSFIFAVSILTEASLSFLGAGIPSPSPSLGNMLFDGKTVIYNAWWMTVFPGIFLVLVVLGLNLFGDGLRDLLDPHANKVKRGRRRGKTTAA, from the coding sequence ATAACCAATGCGGAAACCACCATCGCTCCATCAGGACTTCGCCAAGAGAACAGCAGACGCATCGCATTTAGGCGTTTCTTGAATAATCAGTTGCTAACGACAGGTGCGTTCATCCTGCTTGTTGTTGTGCTTCTGGTGATCATTGGCCCGATGATTACACCATATGGGCCGTTACAGATTGACCCGGTGAATCGACTCAAAGGCCCTAGCGGGCAGCACATATTTGGCACAGATAACTTTGGGCGTGATGTATTCACTCGTGCTGTATACGGATTGCGTATTTCGGTTGCAGTGGGTTTCGCTGTTACGGCCGTGTCTTCTTTCATCGGTATGATTGTGGGGCTATTATCTGCAAGTTATTCGGTGCTGGATCACATCTTTATGCGTATCTGTGATGGTTTGTTTGCTTTTCCGTCCATTTTGCTGGCCATCTCCATCATGGCTGCTCTCGGCCCGAATCCGGGCAACGTCATTATTGCCTTAAGTATTATCTTCATTCCATCGATGGCCCGGATTATTCGTTCCAAGGCGCTGGTCATTCGCGAGTTGACTTATATTGAAGCATTGCATGCACAGGGAGCCAGCAGCTGGCGCATTATTTGGATTCATATGGCCCCCAACACGCTATCTCCGCTCATCATCCAATCCAGCTTTATTTTTGCCGTATCGATCCTGACGGAAGCTTCTCTAAGTTTTCTTGGAGCAGGCATTCCTTCCCCGTCCCCAAGTCTCGGGAATATGCTTTTTGACGGAAAAACGGTGATATACAACGCTTGGTGGATGACTGTCTTTCCGGGCATTTTCCTGGTGCTCGTTGTACTGGGTCTGAACCTGTTCGGCGATGGTCTTAGAGATCTGCTTGACCCACATGCGAATAAGGTGAAAAGGGGGAGACGTCGTGGGAAAACAACCGCTGCTTGA
- a CDS encoding ABC transporter ATP-binding protein: MGKQPLLEVKDLKVSISTEKGTIHPVEGVSFHVLAGETLGIVGESGCGKSVTAESILRLFDEDYVDYSGEVLYEGTNLLSLSKKQMERIRGNELSMIFQDPMSSLNPVQTIGKQIAESLKLHQGMKGRQARLAAVDLLRMTGIPSPEKRVAEHPHEISGGMRQRVMIAMALACNPKLLIADEPTTALDVTIQAQILELIESLQAKTGLGVILITHDLGVVAETCTRVAVMYLGQVVEEASVDDLFFNPQHPYTSGLMKSIPRIDGEQHSKLHVIEGTVPALHQIPTGCRFAPRCAYADEQCLRAAPSLKQVDENHSVRCWYPGIATIQEETHELEIIG; the protein is encoded by the coding sequence GTGGGAAAACAACCGCTGCTTGAGGTGAAGGACCTGAAAGTGTCCATTTCAACCGAAAAAGGAACCATTCACCCGGTGGAAGGCGTATCCTTCCACGTCCTTGCCGGGGAGACGCTGGGCATCGTAGGTGAGTCCGGCTGCGGGAAAAGCGTAACCGCCGAATCCATTCTCAGACTGTTTGACGAAGATTACGTGGATTACTCGGGTGAAGTCCTGTACGAAGGTACCAATCTCTTAAGCTTATCGAAAAAACAAATGGAACGCATTCGTGGCAATGAACTCTCCATGATCTTTCAAGACCCCATGTCTTCCCTGAATCCGGTACAGACCATCGGTAAACAAATTGCCGAGAGCTTGAAGCTGCATCAGGGCATGAAGGGCAGGCAGGCGCGCCTTGCTGCTGTGGATCTGCTGCGAATGACAGGTATCCCCTCACCTGAAAAGAGGGTGGCTGAGCATCCGCATGAAATTTCGGGAGGGATGCGACAGCGGGTCATGATTGCCATGGCACTTGCCTGTAATCCGAAACTGCTTATCGCGGATGAACCAACGACGGCGCTGGATGTGACAATTCAGGCGCAAATACTGGAGCTAATCGAAAGTCTGCAAGCCAAGACGGGACTTGGTGTCATCCTGATTACACATGACCTGGGTGTAGTTGCAGAGACGTGTACGAGAGTGGCTGTCATGTATCTTGGACAGGTCGTCGAGGAGGCGAGCGTGGACGATTTATTTTTCAATCCCCAGCATCCTTATACGTCAGGTTTAATGAAATCCATTCCTCGTATTGATGGCGAACAGCACAGCAAACTTCACGTCATTGAGGGAACAGTACCCGCGCTGCATCAAATTCCCACAGGCTGCCGATTCGCTCCAAGATGCGCTTATGCGGATGAACAATGCTTGCGGGCAGCGCCTTCTTTGAAACAGGTGGACGAGAACCATTCGGTACGCTGCTGGTATCCCGGAATAGCTACGATTCAGGAGGAGACACATGAACTCGAAATCAT